A window of the Urocitellus parryii isolate mUroPar1 chromosome Y, mUroPar1.hap1, whole genome shotgun sequence genome harbors these coding sequences:
- the LOC144251128 gene encoding granulocyte-macrophage colony-stimulating factor receptor subunit alpha-like yields the protein MSVSSPSVQRPSGAADIHASPPPGSTWVPSTDPFSFKVFLDGKDENEYWPPSSDSRTENTVRLRVKYQRNEIWSEWSRTLRFGTPEEGYGSIPVTLVVLVVGAATLSTVVLMFLCKRYSLWRRLFPPIRG from the exons ATGTCCGTGTCCAGCCCAAGCGTCCAGCGACCCTCAGGGGCCGCGGACATTCATGCTTCCCCCCCTCCCGGTTCCACCTGGGTCCCCAGCACGGACCCCTTTTCTTTCAAAGTCTTTCTAGATGGGAAAGACGAAAACGAGTACTGGCCACCCAGCTCCGACTCGCGCACGGAGAACACCGTGCGCCTGAGGGTCAAGTACCAGCGCAACGAGATCTGGAGCGAATGGAGCCGGACGCTGCGCTTCG GCACCCCAGAAGAGGGATACGGCAGCATCCCTGTGACcctggtggtgctggtggtggggGCAGCCACGCTGTCCACGGTGGTCCTCATGTTCCTTTGCAAAAG GTACTCGCTGTGGCGAAGGCTGTTCCCGCCCATCCGCGGGTGA
- the LOC113177785 gene encoding granulocyte-macrophage colony-stimulating factor receptor subunit alpha-like, translating into MAALWASAWLLMLLRPALGEGQQPLAGDKASPVVNLKLDARKKLLTWRYSREVTQHSCRIVTPLAPATSTTPRVTADLAYRCAFPNALLHRGATLTLRGSYEGGDFEEELVFPSAGKEGSRATGFSCLIYDVRFMNCSWTRGPAAPRDVQYHLYSWFSSGSGG; encoded by the exons ATGGCGGCTCTGTGGGCGTCAGCGTGGCTCTTGATGCTCCTCCGTCCGGCGCTGGGTGAAGGGCAGCAGCCCCTGG CCGGGGACAAGGCCTCTCCTGTCGTCAACCTGAAGCTCGATGCGCGGAAGAAACTGCTGACGTGGCGTTACAGCAGAGAGGTGACCCAGCACTCCTGCAGGATCGTCACCCCCCTGGCCCCGGCCACCAGCACCACCCCTCGG GTGACCGCTGACCTCGCCTACAGGTGCGCCTTCCCCAACGCCCTGCTGCACCGCGGGGCCACCCTGACCCTGCGGGGCTCTTACGAGGGCGGTGACTTTGAGGAGGAGCTGGTCTTCCCCAGCGCAG GCAAGGAGGGCTCCCGGGCGACCggcttctcctgcctcatctACGACGTGCGCTTCATGAACTGCAGCTGGACGCGCGGCCCCGCGGCCCCCCGGGACGTCCAGTACCACCTCTACTCCTGGTTCTCCAG tggctcgggaggctga